CGGGCTCCGGGTCCGTGGCTCCTGCGGCTGGAGCTGTGGGGGACGCCAGGGCCGGGGGTGCGGCTGGAGCGGGGCGCTTCCTCCATCGCCCCCTCGGCCTCTGCCCTGTCCGTCGTGTTGCCTTTTGGGAAAACTCTCGCACGTCCTCGTGCTTTCCTGTGTGGCGGCTCGAGGTCCCGGGTGCGGTGCGACCAGAGGTTTGTCCCTCGTTACGCGCAGCCTCCtcccggggaggaggggccacaccTGCCCGCGGAGCCACCGTGGACGGCGTCGGGCGCTTCCCCGGTTCCGCGCTCGTGCGTTCGTGCGGAAGCCACTTGTGGGGACGCCTGGCGCGGCCGGCCTGTTGGGGGGGCTTGTTTCCCGGGAGAAGCTGTGACACTGGGTGGCTGCTCCGCTCCCCGAACCACCGCGCTCCACGCGCTTTGGGACCGGGCTCCCTCCGTCtcactgcctttccctctccttctgcgCAGTGGACGCCTGGACGCTGGCCTTCTCTCCCGATTCCCAGCACCTGGCCACCGGCACGCACGTGGGGAAAGTGAACATCTTCGGGGTGGAGAGCGGGAAGAAGGAGTACTCCCTGGACACGCGCGGGAAGTTCATCCTCAGCATCGCCTACGTGAGGAGCCGCGCTctccgcgccccccccaccccaccccacccctgcgcGCACGGCCCACGTGTCCCCGCCGCCGGCTCCCCCTGTCGCcctgggggtgatgggggcggagggggtggcCGGCCAGCCCGCGGGACCGCAGCCGGCAGGGGCGCTGTGTGTGCGGGCTGGCCCCACGTCTCACGCGTCCACGTGTTCTGTGCGCAGAGCCCCGACGGGAAGTACCTGGCCAGCGGAGCCATCGACGGCATCATCAATATTTTCGACATCGCGACCGGGAAGCTGCTGCACACGCTGGAGGGTACGCGCCTCGCGCCTCTCGGtccgcagggggaggggagagggggaggggaaggggagcccCGTGGAGCGGTCGGCCTTGGGTGTGAGGTTCCCGCCTCCGGGTGCACGGACCCTGGGGTCACCTCCCGGCCCTGCTGGCTCCCGCTGCACGTGTCTCGTTCTGCCGAGTCCACTCCAAGCCCCGGAGCGGCGTCCTTAGTGACGAGAGAGCAGCTCCTGCTTGGTGACGGGCACCCCACACTGTGTCCCAGGGTGAATGgggtgcccgccccacactgtgtCCCCGAGTGAATGgggtgcccgccccacactgtgtCCCCGCCGACCCCACACTGTCCCCGAGTGAATGgggtgcccgccccacactgtgtccctgagtgaatggggtgcccgccccacactgtgtccctgagtgaatggggtgcccgccccacactgtgtccctgagtgaatggggtgcccgccccacactgtgtccccgcccgccccacactgtgtccctgagtgaatggggtgcccgccccacactgtgtCCCTGAGTGAATGGGGGTGCCCGCCTCACACTGTGTCCCTGAGTGAATGgggtgcccgccccacactgtgtccctgagtgaatggggtgcccgccccacactgtgtCCCTGAGTGAATGGGGTGCCCGCCTCACACTGTGTCCCTGAGTGAATGgggtgcccgccccacactgtgtCCCTGAGTGAATGGGGTGCCCGCCCTACACTGTGTCCCTGAGTGAATGgggtgcccgccccacactgtgtccctgagtgaatggggtgcccgccccacactgtgtccctgagtgaatggggtgcccgccccacactgtgtccctgagtgaatggggtgcccgccccacactgtgtccctgagtgaatggggtgcccgccccacactgtgtccctgagtgaatggggtgcccgccccacactgtgtccctgagtgaatggggtgcccgccccacactgtgtCCCTGAGTGAATGGGGTGCCCGCCCTACACTGTGTCCCTGAGTGAATGgggtgcccgccccacactgtgtccctgagtgaatggggtgcccgccccacactgtgtCCCTGAGTGAATGGGGTGCCCGCCACACACTGTGTCCCTGAGAGAATGgggtgcccgccccacactgtgtCCCTGAGTGAATGGGGGTGCCCACCCCACACTGTGTCCCCGAGCGAATGGgggtgcccgccccacactgtgtccccgcccgccccacactgtgtccctgagtgaatggggtgcccgccccacactgtgtCCCTGAGTGAATGGGGTGCCCGCCTCACACTGTGTCCCTGAGTGAATGGgggtgcccgccccacactgtgtCCCTGAGTGAATGGGGTGCCCGCCTCACACTGTGTCCCTGAGTGAATGGGGGTGCCCGCCCAACACTGTGTCCCTGAGTGAATGgggtgcccgccccacactgtgtCCCTGAGTGAATGGGGTGCCCGCCTCACACTGTGTCCCTGAGTGAATGGGGGTGCCCGCCCTACACTGTGTCCCTGAGTGAATGgggtgcccgccccacactgtgtCCCTGAGTGAATGGGGTGCCCGCCTCACACTGTGTCCCTGAGTGAATGGgggtgcccgccccacactgtgtccctgagtgaatggggtgcccgccccacactgtgtCCCCGAGTGAATGgggtgcccgccccacactgtgtccctgagtgaatggggtgcccgccccacactgtgtccctgggcagggggctgggcctggagggaggTGGCCGCGCTGCTCTGAGGCGTCCCAAGGAGCTGCCCCCCTCAGCTCGTCCTCCCCAGGCGGGGGGTTTGCAGGGAGACGGCTCCCGTTTGGTCAGAAGGCCCCGGGGTCTGTGTGGCCTCGCCCGCGCAGAGCGGCTGTTCTGAGCCGTGTGCTGAGGTCACTggtggggggagctgaggagaaaCTCGGGCTGGGCCTCGGGGACGGGACGTCCAGTCACGGGAGGCAAGGCCGTCGGTGCCCCTCTGACGGGCACCTGGGAGGGCACTCAGCCTCGTCTGCGGGCACAGCCAGGGGCAGCACGGGGGATGGGGGGACGGGAAGGGACAGTGACCCCGGCTCACGAGGCCCTGTGGTTCCAGGCCACGCCATGCCCATCCGCTCCCTGACCTTCTCCCCGGACTCCCAGCTCCTCGTCACGGCCTCGGACGATGGCTACATCAAGATCTACGACGTGTGAGTCACCTGCCGAGCTGGTCTCTTGTTGCTAAGGACGCGTGTCGGGTCACACGGGACGGGGCGTGTGGGGTGTCCTGgaggccgcctcctgcacgcccctcactggggattgagcctgtaacctgggcatgtgtccttgaccggaatcgaacccgggacccttcagtccacaggccgatgctctatccattgagccagggcaatatatacactgaggggccagatgatgatctctgaacgcataataatctgtccactccgTGTGTTTGTATCTCCAATGGGTCCCAAAAGGATTCTAGACTTTGGCTGGAGATCAGCCACctgtttgccctgagctttctatcagccagtgcaaaggggagaactgatcaggtgcacgatttatagtgtCTTCGATATCCAATCAATGAGGGGCTCAAGAGAaggacactgagtggccagatgattatgcgttcagagatcatcataatctggccactcagtgtatgtgtgtatgtatatatatatattagaggcccggtgcatgaattcgtgcatgggtggggtctggccagggggaggggacacgggcggttggctggcctgcctgctggtcgaactcctggttgaggggacaatttgcatattagacttttattctataggatatacacggagtggccagataattatgtgttcagagatcatcatctggccactcagtttgtgtgtgtgtgtgtgtgtgtgtgtgtgtgtgtgtgtgtgtattagaggcccggtgcatgaattcgtgcatgggtggggtccggccagcctggccagggggagggggagaggacacgggcggttggctggcctgcctgctggtcgaactcctggtcgagacaatttgcatattagcttttattctataggatatacacggagtggccagatgattatgcgttcagagatcatcataatctggccactcggtgtatatttttaaagtgtcctCTCCAAGCCAtgtgggtggtcagtgcacctgcAGGGAGGCGTGGCTCCTGCCTGAGTGGCTGCGCTCTGCTCGTCAGGGACCCGTTCCCGGCTCTGCGTGGCATCAGAGGGCTCTGGGTCAGTGCCGTGTGGCCCTTTCCGTTGCCGTGGGGGACGTGCCCTCCTGAGGGCGTGAGTGATGGGCGCATGCTGTCGCTGTCAGGGAGCAGGTGGGCCCAGGTTAGTCACGTGCCTCCCGTGACTCGTCCGAGCTGACGCCTCTCCGCGTTGGACCCGTTCTCGTTTCAGACAACATGCCAACTTGGCGGGCACCCTGAGCGGCCACGCGTCCTGGGTGCTGAACGTGGCCTTCTGTCCTGACAACACGCACTTTGTTTCCAGGTACGTGTGCACCGCCTCACACTCACTCAGGTGGCCTTTGCTCGCCGCGGGTTTCCGTGTAAGGAGGGGAGTTAGCTGCGCTCCGCTCGAGCAGACGCGGGTCCTTCTGAACGTAGTTCCAGCGCGTAGTTCTCCTTGTGAATTGGGGCTCCGCCTGCAGTTAGTTAAGGGATGGGGGCTCCTGACGAGAACCCGGGCCGTGGGGCCGTgcgggtcagggtcagggtcagggcggGAGGCCACCGACGAGGGCACAGGCAGCGTCGGCACCAGAGAGTCCGGGATCTGGAGTCAGCTTCCTCCAGTTGGACCTGAACCTGGGTTCTGACACCAATGTTCCCTCTTCCATGAAGTTCGTCGGACAAAAGCGTGAAAGTCTGGGATGTTGGAACGAGGACTTGTGTTCACACCTTCTTCGACCACCAGGATCAGGTACGGCCCCGGACGCTGCGGCTCTCGGGTTCGCTGTGGCGTCTGCCGCGTGCCAGCCCCTCCTGACCTTGCTGCTGGTGGTCAGgacggcggggccgggggggcgggggggggtggggagcggctCTGAGCCGCTGAGCTCGGACCCATCCAGCCCGTGTCCTGTGCTCAGGCTGGGCACGTGGAGGCAGGAAACACGTGCTGGTCGCACACCTTCCACGCCTGCGTGTCCAGTGCTCCCGCCCGTGCCGCCCTGGCTGGGTGCACCCTGGCGGGGGGGCTGCCTGCTCATAGGCCGCGGCTCACGCACAGCCACGTGTCCTGGGGGGAGCTGGTGTTTTAACTGGAAGCCAGAGTTCTTGCAGGCGGTTTGGTCCCTGTGACGTGGACACCTTTGGGTCTTTGCGTGAGGAAAGGAGGCTGTGCTCACGGGACGCAGCTTTGCCAGGAACTGAAACGGGGAAGGGGCTCCACGCCGGAGCCCCGGGATCCGGCGGAAGGGCAGGTGTCACTCGGAGGCCTGGGCCCGAGCGTCTGCATTTCCTGCCGGCTCCGGGGCGGCCAGTGCTGCTGGGCCCGGGTCTTCGGAACCAGCGG
This genomic interval from Eptesicus fuscus isolate TK198812 chromosome 25, DD_ASM_mEF_20220401, whole genome shotgun sequence contains the following:
- the SKIC8 gene encoding SKI8 subunit of superkiller complex protein, which gives rise to MTNQYSILFKQEQAHDDAIWSVAWGTNKKENVETVVTGSLDDLVKVWKWHDERLDLQWSLEGHQLGVVSVDISHTLPVAASSSLDAHIRLWDLENGKQIKSIDAGPVDAWTLAFSPDSQHLATGTHVGKVNIFGVESGKKEYSLDTRGKFILSIAYSPDGKYLASGAIDGIINIFDIATGKLLHTLEGHAMPIRSLTFSPDSQLLVTASDDGYIKIYDVQHANLAGTLSGHASWVLNVAFCPDNTHFVSSSSDKSVKVWDVGTRTCVHTFFDHQDQVWGVKYNGNGSKIVSVGDDQEIHVYDCPI